A region of Solanum dulcamara chromosome 7, daSolDulc1.2, whole genome shotgun sequence DNA encodes the following proteins:
- the LOC129894589 gene encoding two-component response regulator ARR14-like, whose translation MEVEIDCCDNEFTEKISILVVDDDINCLLITSDLLKKEKYKVVTVKNANDALSMLRASGNSFDLVITDVHMPDMNAFQLQQQITKEFDIPVVFMSDDDETECTTIKGLESGGVYFILKPISQDDIRDLWQYTIMQRKKKKNILGKQVVVEENINEKSPREEIVVESSSSVNEESYKSNKSKRKNDMAENQHNVFTQLKKSKLIWTEYLHNKFLEAITILGLKRAIPRRILEVMNIPELTRENVASHLQKYRAYLRKVTTPTNTNSEFISNSSKIIFGSANQLSTREATNPISTSAQQLMTEDLNSVTAHDTNFESIQEDKMLADILTRHIRKKNHNMLDNIYPTSNSTMHKTSVFNSQLNVQSSIVENNNIEEETILSFVDDGSNQYQQTYFPWVDHTLTEKQNYEGVTTEERSFQFHNSPLNSKLELLIFFFLLD comes from the exons ATGGAGGTAGAAATCGACTGTTGTGACAATGAATTTACTGAAAAAATAAGCATTCTGGTGGTGGATGATGATATCAATTGCCTTCTCATTACTTCTGATTTACTCAAGAAGGAGAAATACAAAG TTGTGACAGTGAAGAACGCAAACGATGCTTTGAGTATGCTTCGGGCCAGTGGCAACTCATTCGATCTTGTGATCACAGATGTCCACATGCCCGATATGAATGCCTTTCAACTTCAACAACAAATAACCAAAGAATTTGACATTCCTGTTGTTT TTATGTCAGATGATGATGAAACAGAGTGTACAACTATAAAAGGACTTGAAAGTGGTGGTGTTTATTTTATACTAAAGCCCATATCACAAGATGATATACGTGATTTATGGCAATATACAATCATgcaaaggaagaagaagaaaaatattctaGGCAAACAAGTTGTTGttgaggaaaatattaatgagAAAAGCCCTCGTGAAGAAATTGTTGTTGAATCTTCATCATCGGTCAATGAAGAATCTTATAAGAGTAACAAgtctaaaagaaaaaatgacatGGCTGAAAATCAACACAATGTGTTTACACAATTAAAGAAGAGTAAGCTTATTTGGACAGAGTACCTTCACAACAAATTCTTGGAAGCCATTACAATACTTGGCTTGAAGA GAGCTATTCCGAGGAGAATTTTAGAAGTTATGAATATCCCTGAATTGACTAGAGAAAATGTGGCCAGTCATTTGCAG AAATATCGTGCTTACTTGAGGAAAGTCACTACTCCAACTAATACTAATTCAGAGTTTATTTCGAATTCGAGTAAAATCATATTTGGTAGTGCAAATCAATTATCCACAAGGGAAGCAACTAATCCTATTTCAACTTCAGCTCAACAACTTATGACAGAAGATTTGAACTCTGTTACTGCTCATGACACCAACTTTGAGTCTATTCAAGAGGATAAAATGCTTGCAGACATTTTGACTCGTCATATAAGAAAGAAGAATCATAATATGTTGGATAACATTTATCCTACGTCAAATTCAACTATGCATAAAACAAGTGTTTTCAACAGCCAACTGAATGTTCAATCTTCTATTGTG GAAAACAATAATATTGAGGAGGAGACAATTCTTAGCTTCGTTGATGATGGTAGCAATCAGTACCAACAAACTTATTTTCCATGGGTTGATCATACATTAACTGAG AAACAAAATTATGAAGGTGTTACTACAGAGGAAAGATCGTTTCAATTTCACAATTCTCCCCTGAATTCAAAACTTGAG CttctcatcttcttcttccttctcgACTAA